CCGACAAATCCGAGCTCAAAGCGTACGTAAGATATATCAATTTCGATCGATCGGTTGCCTATTACaaaaccgatcgattgaacttgCACTCGATCGATCTCTCTAGCTAGATCAAAAGCTAGCTGTATTAAATTACAGAGATCTGGGCGGAGATGGAAACTATCGAAAACCTACTATACCTTCCGATTGATAGCTCTAGCTCACTCGATCTGCATGTGGTGCAGGAACAAggccaagaaaaagggagaaaagagacAGAGGGAGCCTCGCTTCGCCTTCATGACCAAGAGCGAGGTGGATCATCTGGAAGACGGCTATCGATGGAGAAAATACGGCCAAAAGGCAGTCAAAAACAGCCCTTTCCCAAGGTTTTATCCACATGAAATATCCCTCCTCAGCTCCCCATCTCTTAATTCGACTGCCGGTTGATCTAATTTGATCGATCGATCGTTATCGCAGAAGTTACTACCGTTGCACGACGCACAAGTGTCCGGTGAAAAAGAGAGTGGAGAGATCGTACCAAGACCCGTCCACCGTGATCACCACCTACGAAGGGAAGCACACCCACCCGAGCCCCGCCGCCGCGCAGCGAGGGCTCTACCTACCGGCGGCCACGGCACCTCCGCCGCAGTTTCCGTTCTCCGCCGCGGCAGCGCCGCCGGACAACTTCATCCACCACCACCGCAGCCGCCTCCTGCAGCAAATGCGAGCGCTCACCGGCATGGCAGACGGCGGCGGCATGCAGCTCTCGCAGTCGAATCCCTGGCGGCCGCCGGTTCAGCTGCCGGACTGCGGCCTCCTGCAGGACGTCGTTCCCTCCTTCTTCCAGCCAAAGCAGCCATGATTTAGCTCGATCGATCTTAATCTTGCAGGTaactttattaattaattatgatcagTGGTACTCTTTCTCGATCGTTTTGCGATCGTAGTTCTTGTACAAAGATTACGATCTAGGCATGCAATATAATCTAATTAACCTAGTGAATGAGATGGATCAGATCTCTGTCTGTGTGTGTGTTTTTGTTTCCTAAACTAGAACTGGTCATGCAGCGTAACATCAGCCCTAGCTAATTAGTTCCAATCTATTTAGAGTTTATTATGTGAATCATATTTCGTATTGTAATTATGATTAATCATTGTATTTTCATAACTACACTACTATGATTGTACACCACATTTttagataaattatataaatatatttattggactATATTAACATTATAAAAGATTATTGTCTCCTTTAATTGTTTTTCCCTCTCTCATTTTTGACCTTGTCTATCTTAATTTTActactttatttatttttcttttaaatacgagtgtattttttctctttttctcaaTGTAGTATTGCTCTATCTAATTTTGTGCACTTAGTTGAGACATTCCTTAGCAACAAAGAATCGATCTTGCCGGAGGTCCACCGAAGGACCTATGGAGCATGTCCGCCATCAAAAGAGTTGTCCACTAGGTTGATCGGACCAAGTAGGGGCACATTCGACTACCAAAACTCCTTGTTTAGTCTAGTATAATCGCGAAATcaactcttttttttaaaaattatttctctcttctttagttttttaatttcatttatgcAAAACGTGTCGGTAGTTTTCATCATGAACTTATTTTGtttaattaggattttttttggcAAGTTAGTTTT
This genomic stretch from Zingiber officinale cultivar Zhangliang chromosome 7A, Zo_v1.1, whole genome shotgun sequence harbors:
- the LOC122000285 gene encoding WRKY transcription factor 71-like, which codes for MSGGDDRGLFGYPLDRDLSLIFPASTGQNSVSDSLQDLIAFDDYYLADPFDESSWQPDVGFSGVKWGPIQAATTPSTGGASSSSSPVSANCSAASSSTTEAAAEGEMLNEGRRKERSEAATDADKSELKANKAKKKGEKRQREPRFAFMTKSEVDHLEDGYRWRKYGQKAVKNSPFPRSYYRCTTHKCPVKKRVERSYQDPSTVITTYEGKHTHPSPAAAQRGLYLPAATAPPPQFPFSAAAAPPDNFIHHHRSRLLQQMRALTGMADGGGMQLSQSNPWRPPVQLPDCGLLQDVVPSFFQPKQP